A region from the Hippopotamus amphibius kiboko isolate mHipAmp2 chromosome 15, mHipAmp2.hap2, whole genome shotgun sequence genome encodes:
- the EFNA2 gene encoding ephrin-A2 isoform X1 produces the protein MRVLQGVGDWGAPSTWRPPECPAASLWARGWSQSQGACCGLGGASLCQAGDRRLGPWHLSVGRGSARRPLTPPPALTAGPAPRFHADAADDGGGYTVEVSINDYLDIYCPHYGAPLPPAERMEHYVLYMVNGEGHASCDHRQRGFKRWECNRPAAPGGPLKFSEKFQLFTPFSLGFEFRPGHEYYYISATPPNAVDRPCLRLKVYVRPTNETLYEAPEPIFTSNNSCSGLRGCQLFLSTVPVLWTLLGS, from the exons ATGCGGGttctgcagggggtgggggactggGGGGCTCCGAGCACGTGGCGCCCGCCTGAGTGCCCGGCGGCCTCTTTGTGGGCCCGGGGCTGGTCCCAGTCTCAAGGCGCCTGCTGTGGCCTTGGCGGGGCAAGCTTGTGCCAGGCAGGGGACCGCCGGCTGGGACCCTGGCACCTGTCTGTGGGCAGGGGGTCCGCCCGCCGTCCCCTAACCCCGCCCCCCGCGCTgaccgccggccccgcccccaggttCCACGCGGACGCGGCGGACGACGGCGGCGGCTACACGGTGGAGGTGAGCATCAACGACTACCTGGACATCTACTGCCCGCACTACGGGGCGCCGCTGCCGCCGGCCGAGCGCATGGAGCACTACGTGCTGTACATGGTCAACGGCGAGGGCCACGCCTCCTGCGACCACCGGCAGCGCGGCTTCAAGCGCTGGGAGTGCAACCGGCCCGCGGCGCCCGGGGGGCCGCTCAAGTTCTCCGAGAAGTTCCAGCTCTTCACGCCCTTCTCGCTGGGCTTCGAGTTCCGCCCGGGCCACGAGTACTACTACATCT CTGCCACACCGCCCAATGCCGTGGACCGACCCTGCCTGCGGTTGAAGGTTTATGTGCGGCCGACCA ACGAGACCCTGTATGAGGCCCCCGAGCCCATCTTCACCAGCAATAACTCGTGCAGCGGCCTGCGCGGCTGCCAGCTCTTCCTCAGCACCGTCCCCGTGCTGTGGACTCTCCTGGGCTCCTAG